One genomic region from Thermodesulfobacteriota bacterium encodes:
- a CDS encoding divalent metal cation transporter: protein MNKKNISSKLLRFWKILGPGLVTGASDDDPSGIATYSQAGAAYGLSTLWTALITFPLMASIQEMCARIGLVTSHGLAGTLKTHYSKPVLYLMLLFSFPAIVLNIGADIAGMGAVGNLLFPSIKATYFSIVFTIILLE from the coding sequence ATGAACAAAAAAAATATTTCATCTAAACTTCTTCGATTTTGGAAAATACTTGGACCCGGACTTGTTACCGGTGCAAGCGATGATGACCCTTCAGGCATTGCAACCTACTCACAGGCAGGCGCTGCATACGGACTTTCAACTCTCTGGACTGCACTTATTACATTTCCACTCATGGCTTCAATTCAGGAAATGTGTGCAAGAATTGGCTTGGTTACTTCACATGGTTTAGCAGGAACGCTTAAAACTCATTATTCAAAACCTGTTTTGTATTTAATGTTGTTGTTTAGTTTTCCTGCCATTGTACTGAATATTGGCGCTGACATTGCGGGAATGGGAGCAGTGGGTAATCTATTGTTCCCTTCCATTAAGGCAACGTATTTCAGCATTGTTTTCACCATCATACTTTTGGAGTAG